In Ovis canadensis isolate MfBH-ARS-UI-01 breed Bighorn chromosome 3, ARS-UI_OviCan_v2, whole genome shotgun sequence, one DNA window encodes the following:
- the LOC138438045 gene encoding olfactory receptor 1J2-like, which yields MRKENQSSVSEFLLLGLPIRPEQQGAFFALFLGMYLTTVLGNLLIILLIRLDPRLHTPMYFFLSHLALTDISFSSVTVPKMLMSMHTQDQSIPYGGCIAQMYFFIFFTDLDSFLITSMAYDRYVAVCRPLHYTTIMRQELCAFLVAGSWILSGASSLSHTLLLTQLSFCADHTIPHFFCDLGALLKLSCSDVFLNELVMFTVGVVVITLPFTCILVSYGYIGATVLRVPSTKGICKALSTCSSHLSVVTLYYGSIFGQYLFPTLSDFVDKDIIVALMYTVVTPMLNPYIYSLRNKDIKGALGKLCSRAMLFFQ from the coding sequence ATGAGGAAGGAGAACCAGAGCAGCGTGTCTGAattcctcctcctggggctccCCATCCGGCCAGAGCAGCAGGGCGCGTTCTTTGCCCTGTTCCTGGGCATGTACCTGACCACAGTGCTGGGCAACCTGCTTATCATCCTGCTCATCAGGCTGGACCCTCGTCTCCatacccccatgtacttcttcctcagccACTTGGCCCTCACTGACATCTCCTTCTCATCTGTCACCGTCCCTAAGATGCTGATGAGCATGCACACCCAGGACCAATCCATCCCCTATGGAGGCTGCATAGCACAgatgtattttttcatattttttactgATCTGGACAGCTTCCTTATTACCTCCATGGCATATGACCGCTATGTTGCTGTATGTCGCCCCCTTCACTACACCACCATCATGAGGCAGGAGCTGTGTGCCTTCCTAGTGGCTGGATCCTGGATCCTGTCTGGTGCCAGCTCCCTTTCTCACACTCTCCTCCTGACCCAGCTATCCTTCTGTGCTGACCACACCATCCCCCATTTCTTCTGTGATCTTGGTGCTCTGCTCAAATTGTCCTGCTCAGACGTCTTCCTCAATGAGTTGGTCATGTTCACAGTAGGCGTGGTGGTCATTACTCTGCCATTCACATGCATCCTGGTATCTTATGGGTACATCGGGGCCACCGTTCTAAGGGTCCCTTCAACCAAAGGAATCTGCAAAGCATTGTCCACGTGTAGCTCCCATCTCTCTGTAGTGACTCTATACTATGGGTCAATATTTGGGCAGTACCTCTTCCCAACACTGAGCGATTTCGTTGACAAGGACATCATTGTGGCTCTCATGTACACGGTGGTCACGCCCATGCTGAATCCCTATATCTACAGCCTTAGGAACAAGGACATAAAAGGGGCCCTGGGGAAACTCTGCAGTAGAGCAATGCTTTTCTTCCAGTGA
- the LOC138436231 gene encoding olfactory receptor 1N2, with the protein MGKRSRVNQTTLSDFLLLGISERPEEQTLLFVIFLGMYLVTMMGNLLIILAITSDPHLHTPMYFFLANLSITDACFTSASIPKMLVNMHTQSQTISYSGCFAQLYFLLVFGGLDNLLLAVMAYDRYVAICQPLHYSTAMSPQLCALMLSICWVLTNCPALTHTLLLTRVAFCAHKAIPHFFCDPSALLKLACSDTRLNELMIITMGLMFLTAPLLLIVLSYVRISWAVFGISSPGGRWKAFSTCGSHLTVVLLFYGSLMGVYLLPPSTHPEERESRAAILYMVIIPMLNPFIYSLRNKDMTEALSKLFGSGKTIFIP; encoded by the coding sequence ATGGGAAAACGAAGCAGAGTGAACCAAACCACCCTTTCAGACTTCCTCCTTCTAGGGATCTCTGAGCGGCCAGAGGAGCAAACTCTCCTGTTTGTCATCTTCCTGGGCATGTACCTGGTCACTATGATGGGAAACCTGCTCATCATCCTGGCCATCACCTCTGACCCTCACCTCCATACTCCCATGTACTTCTTTCTGGCCAACCTATCCATAACAGATGCCTGCTTCACTTCTGCCTCCATCCCCAAAATGCTGGTCAACATGCATACTCAGAGTCAGACCATCTCCTATTCTGGGTGCTTTGCACAGCTGTATTTTCTCCTTGTGTTTGGTGGCCTTGACAACTTACTTCTGGCAGTGATGGCatatgaccgctatgtggccatctgtcaGCCACTTCATTACAGCACAGCTATGAGTCCCCAACTCTGTGCATTAATGTTGAGCATATGCTGGGTGCTAACCAACTGTCCTGCACTGACACACACACTGTTGCTGACCCGTGTGGCCTTCTGTGCCCACAAGGCCATTCCCCACTTCTTCTGTGATCCCAGTGCTCTCCTGAAGCTTGCCTGCTCAGACACCCGCCTTAACGAGCTGATGATCATCACCATGGGCCTGATGTTCCTCACTGCTCCCCTCCTGCTGATTGTCCTCTCCTATGTCCGCATTTCCTGGGCTGTGTTTGGCATCTCATCTCCTGGAGGGCGGTGGAAGGCCTTCTCGACATGTGGATCTCACCTCACAGTGGTCCTGCTCTTCTATGGGTCTCTTATGGGTGTGTATTTACTTCCTCCATCAACTCACCCTGAGGAGAGGGAGAGCAGGGCTGCCATTCTCTATATGGTGATTATTCCCATGCTGAACCCTTTCATATACAGCTTGAGGAATAAAGATATGACTGAGGCTTTGAGTAAACTCTTCGGCAGTGGGAAAACCATCTTTATACCATGA
- the LOC138438044 gene encoding olfactory receptor 1J4-like, translating into MKKENQSSVSEFLLLGLPIQPEQQGIFFTLFLGVYLTTVLGNLLIILLIRLDARLHTPMYFFLSHLALTDVSFSSVTVPKMLINMHTLDQSIPYAGCITQMFFFLFFTGLDDFLLTSMAYDRYVAICHPLHYSTVMGQGLCTLLVTGSWILSCASALCHTLLLTRLSFCADHSIPHFFCDLDALLKLSCSDTSLNKLAIFTVGVTCIVLPLVSILISYGRIGATILKVPSTKGICKALSTCSSHVSVVSLYYGTIIGLYFFPSSSTSRDKSTVASVMYTVVTPLLNPFIYSLRNRDMKGALERLLHRAKLLSQ; encoded by the coding sequence ATGAAGAAGGAAAACCAGAGCAGCGTGTCTGAGTTCCTCCTTCTGGGGCTCCCCATCCAGCCAGAGCAGCAGGGCATATTCTTCACCCTGTTCCTGGGCGTGTACCTGACCACAGTTCTGGGCAACCTGCTCATCATCCTGCTCATCAGGCTGGACGCTcgcctccacacccccatgtacttcttcctcagccACTTGGCCCTCACTGACGTCTCCTTTTCATCTGTCACCGTCCCTAAAATGCTGATAAACATGCACACTCTGGATCAATCCATCCCCTATGCAGGATGCATAACACAgatgtttttcttcctcttttttactGGTCTGGATGATTTCCTGCTCACCTCAATGGCCTATGATCGGTATGTGGCCATTTGCCACCCTCTCCACTACAGCACCGTCATGGGACAGGGGCTGTGCACCTTACTAGTAACTGGGTCCTGGATTCTTTCCTGTGCCAGTGCCCTGTGTCACACCCTCCTCCTGACCCGGCTGTCCTTTTGTGCTGACCACAGCATCCCCCATTTCTTCTGTGACCTTGATGCCCTGCTGAAGCTCTCCTGCTCAGACACATCCCTCAATAAGCTGGCCATTTTCACAGTAGGAGTGACCTGCATCGTCCTCCCACTAGTAAGCATCCTGATCTCTTATGGACGTATCGGGGCCACCATCCTGAAGGTCCCCTCCACCAAGGGGATCTGCAAAGCATTGTCCACATGTAGCTCCCACGTCTCTGTAGTGTCTCTGTATTATGGAACAATTATTGGActgtattttttcccctcatcCAGCACCTCCAGGGACAAGAGCACCGTTGCCTCTGTGATGTATACAGTGGTCACTCCACTACTGAACCCCTTCATTTATAGCCTAAGGAACAGGGACATGAAGGGGGCCCTGGAGAGACTATTGCACAGGGCAAAACTCTTATCTCAATGA